From Scytonema millei VB511283, the proteins below share one genomic window:
- a CDS encoding GumC family protein codes for MVRVNESNMPMIVEESDGGYGQLLAVLMRRRYWLLGVMGAVLTIATVFTLISKPTYQSEMQLLIEPNYQGKKDGTTPRQGEQYADSGVTIDDYATQINVMRSSLLIQRAVDILRSEYPTLTVAEVKKNLVLKQVVEEKANTKIVEATYTANDPIKAQKVLKAVHTVYQIYNREQQEQRLKKGLKFINEQIPAVTKTVDQAENKLEEFRKNNNLIDPEQQAATVNNSLNAIAQEREVIRAQYNDLQARYGQLQQQLARSPQQALVASRLSQSSRYQTLLNELQRTELALSQRRVVFTDEDPNVKKLLEQRQNLLSMMKQEGGRVLGEGQASQAAAAGNAADGILQQGQLGALDLNLAGQLIEVQTNMNAMRARDNSLAQTQQKLRSDLKRFPVLLAEYNRLVPFVQINRDKLQQLLRAQQELSLEIARGGFDWQALEEPRLGLKVGPNLKLNLLLGLVAGLMLGSLAAFLRDAVDDSVHSSEDLERQFELPLLGMTPEMPRGRVAQPEVSLPFGKPLHLSPWTVQVRNWPPSWESLDLIYRNLQLMNEMAAFKSLVVTSAVAGEGKSTLALGLALSAARLHQRVLLIDTDLRRPSLHQILNLPNDYGLSTLLSSDATLPMHNAIQSSGSYIDILTAGPQPEDPANLLSSQRMRELMAGFEQNYDLILLDAPPLLGMVDAMIAASCCTGVVLVSRVGMVKKTELVQANAMLRKLNVIGVVANGVSNVSYGYGAYSREQGVELKKVWGS; via the coding sequence ATGGTAAGAGTAAATGAAAGTAATATGCCCATGATCGTCGAAGAATCAGACGGTGGATACGGGCAGTTGTTAGCAGTTTTGATGCGCCGTCGCTACTGGCTGCTGGGGGTTATGGGAGCGGTGTTGACAATTGCCACTGTGTTTACCTTAATCTCCAAGCCTACATATCAGAGCGAGATGCAGTTGCTGATCGAGCCGAATTATCAGGGGAAGAAAGATGGCACAACCCCGCGACAAGGCGAGCAGTATGCTGATTCTGGAGTCACGATTGACGACTATGCCACGCAAATTAATGTCATGCGTAGTTCGCTGCTGATTCAAAGGGCAGTCGATATTCTCCGCTCCGAATATCCTACGCTTACAGTGGCGGAGGTGAAGAAAAACTTAGTATTAAAACAAGTTGTTGAAGAAAAAGCCAATACCAAGATCGTCGAGGCGACTTATACAGCAAACGATCCGATTAAAGCACAAAAAGTTCTGAAAGCCGTCCATACAGTTTATCAAATTTATAACCGCGAACAACAAGAGCAGAGATTGAAAAAGGGTTTGAAGTTTATTAACGAACAAATCCCTGCCGTGACGAAAACAGTCGATCAAGCGGAAAACAAGTTAGAAGAGTTTCGCAAAAACAATAACCTGATCGATCCAGAACAACAAGCGGCAACGGTCAACAACTCGTTAAACGCGATCGCCCAGGAGCGTGAAGTCATCCGCGCTCAGTATAATGACCTCCAGGCACGCTACGGTCAACTGCAACAGCAACTCGCTCGTTCTCCGCAACAAGCGCTAGTTGCTTCCCGCTTGAGCCAATCATCTCGCTATCAAACGCTACTCAACGAGTTGCAGAGAACGGAACTCGCCCTATCACAGCGGCGGGTTGTCTTCACAGATGAAGACCCCAACGTGAAAAAATTACTCGAACAACGGCAAAACCTGCTGAGCATGATGAAGCAGGAAGGCGGACGAGTTCTAGGTGAGGGACAAGCATCCCAAGCAGCAGCAGCTGGTAATGCGGCAGATGGTATTCTCCAGCAAGGACAATTAGGAGCGCTCGACCTCAACCTTGCAGGTCAACTGATCGAAGTACAGACAAATATGAACGCGATGCGGGCGCGGGATAACAGTCTAGCGCAAACGCAACAGAAGCTACGTAGCGATCTCAAGCGCTTCCCAGTACTATTGGCAGAATACAACCGTCTAGTTCCCTTCGTCCAAATTAACCGCGATAAACTCCAGCAGCTATTGAGAGCGCAGCAAGAATTAAGTTTAGAAATTGCTAGAGGTGGATTTGACTGGCAAGCTTTGGAAGAACCACGTCTAGGATTGAAAGTCGGTCCCAACTTGAAGCTGAACTTGTTGTTGGGTCTAGTTGCGGGGTTGATGCTGGGTAGCTTAGCCGCCTTTCTGCGCGATGCTGTCGATGATTCCGTTCACAGTTCCGAAGACTTGGAGAGACAGTTTGAGCTGCCATTGTTGGGCATGACTCCAGAAATGCCCAGAGGCAGAGTGGCACAGCCAGAAGTCAGTTTACCCTTTGGCAAGCCGCTTCACCTGTCGCCCTGGACGGTACAAGTACGAAATTGGCCCCCATCTTGGGAATCGCTGGATTTGATTTATCGCAATCTCCAGTTGATGAACGAAATGGCTGCATTCAAATCTTTGGTGGTGACTTCCGCCGTAGCAGGTGAAGGTAAATCTACTTTAGCCTTGGGTCTAGCTTTAAGTGCGGCGCGGCTGCACCAGCGGGTATTATTGATCGATACCGACTTGCGCCGTCCGAGTTTACATCAAATCCTGAATCTCCCCAACGATTACGGACTGTCTACTCTGTTAAGTAGCGATGCCACGCTGCCGATGCATAATGCAATTCAGTCTTCTGGCTCCTACATAGACATTTTGACTGCCGGACCCCAGCCAGAAGACCCAGCCAACCTACTCAGCTCGCAACGGATGCGAGAGCTGATGGCAGGATTCGAGCAAAACTACGATTTGATTTTACTCGACGCTCCACCGTTACTGGGTATGGTAGATGCCATGATTGCCGCTTCTTGCTGTACTGGTGTCGTGCTAGTTTCTCGCGTTGGCATGGTCAAGAAGACAGAATTGGTACAAGCCAACGCCATGTTGAGAAAGCTCAACGTAATTGGAGTGGTGGCAAATGGCGTGAGTAACGTTTCTTACGGCTATGGAGCCTACTCTAGAGAACAAGGAGTCGAGCTGAAAAAAGTCTGGGGAAGTTAG
- a CDS encoding glycosyltransferase, translating into MKIALVHDYLTQRGGAERVFELLCQRYPEADIFTSVYDPEQTVDLGNRIVHTTGLQKIPGAAKYFRMLAPLYFPAFRSLDLQDYDLIISSSSSFAKAVKKRKGAQHICFCHNVTRFLWDTKTYLREYGDYHYFYPLIEMIFRKMREVDRIYAQEPDLYIANSSIVARRINQHYGKPALVINYPINSGNFTFSNDKENFYLASARLISYKRIDVIVEAFNWLGLPLFIIGDGPERQRLESKALKNVRFLGHVSDAERKYLMSKACSVVVAALEDYGLVPVEANASGTPVIAYGAGGVIDTQIPGHTGVFFYRQSPDAIQNALLAAKEIQWDYGKIRHHALSHFSEQAFFSKVERAIADTVSSIA; encoded by the coding sequence ATGAAGATAGCCCTAGTTCACGATTATCTAACGCAAAGAGGTGGCGCAGAGCGAGTCTTTGAACTGCTTTGTCAACGCTATCCCGAGGCAGACATCTTTACTTCTGTATACGATCCCGAACAAACTGTCGATTTAGGTAACCGTATAGTTCACACGACAGGATTACAAAAAATTCCAGGTGCGGCAAAATATTTCCGAATGCTGGCTCCTCTCTATTTCCCTGCTTTTCGCTCTTTAGATTTACAGGATTACGACCTCATTATTAGTAGCAGTAGTAGCTTCGCTAAAGCTGTGAAGAAGAGAAAGGGAGCGCAACACATCTGCTTTTGCCATAACGTGACTCGGTTTTTGTGGGATACAAAAACTTACTTGAGAGAGTATGGGGACTATCATTATTTCTATCCGTTAATTGAAATGATCTTTCGCAAAATGCGAGAGGTTGACCGAATTTATGCTCAAGAACCCGACCTTTATATTGCTAACTCTAGTATCGTAGCTCGACGAATTAACCAGCACTATGGCAAACCAGCACTGGTGATTAACTACCCAATTAATAGCGGTAACTTTACTTTTTCTAATGACAAGGAAAACTTTTATTTAGCTTCAGCTCGCCTGATCAGTTACAAACGAATAGACGTAATTGTGGAAGCTTTTAACTGGCTGGGGTTACCTTTATTCATCATCGGCGATGGACCAGAACGTCAACGTTTAGAGTCAAAAGCGCTGAAAAACGTCAGATTTTTAGGACACGTCAGCGATGCCGAACGAAAATATTTGATGTCAAAAGCTTGCTCTGTAGTTGTCGCGGCTTTAGAAGATTATGGACTAGTACCAGTAGAAGCAAATGCCAGCGGTACGCCCGTGATTGCCTATGGCGCGGGAGGAGTCATAGATACTCAAATTCCAGGGCATACAGGAGTATTCTTTTATAGACAATCGCCAGATGCAATCCAAAATGCTTTGCTTGCTGCCAAAGAAATTCAGTGGGATTACGGCAAAATTCGCCATCACGCCCTGAGTCATTTTTCAGAACAAGCCTTTTTTAGCAAAGTTGAACGGGCGATCGCCGATACGGTGAGTAGCATTGCATAA
- a CDS encoding DUF4327 family protein yields MAQPVIHPMVKFQHQIRSLVESKIVRPTDSIWKIALVFGNEWSYWKQELTDFGFSMQDPVSELLSVEAWDEE; encoded by the coding sequence ATGGCTCAGCCTGTTATTCACCCAATGGTGAAGTTCCAGCACCAGATCCGTTCGCTCGTAGAATCCAAAATTGTCAGACCAACAGATAGTATCTGGAAAATTGCCCTCGTATTTGGTAATGAATGGTCTTATTGGAAACAGGAATTAACGGATTTTGGCTTTTCCATGCAAGATCCCGTCAGCGAACTGCTATCGGTAGAAGCTTGGGACGAAGAATAG
- a CDS encoding glycosyltransferase produces the protein MKILFLDQSGKPGGAELCLLDIAKPYRDRCLVGLFADGGFKDLLQQHEIPVQVLTGRSLQVSKDSGLLQGASSLGQLLPLITRVAKIAREYDIIYANTQKALVVGAIASLLSRRPLVYHLHDILSTEHFSRTNLRLAVTLANRASLVIANSQASQKAFLAAGGNPKLVRVVYNGFAPQLYRQENSVAQTRQELGLEGKFVVGHFSRLAPWKGQHVLLEALTQCPPEVTAIFVGDALFGEQDYKQQLHQQVAELGLEQRVQFLGFRSDVVSLMAACDLVAHTSIAAEPFGRVIVEAMLCGRPVVATQAGGAVELVETGKTGWLVPLGDATQLAEVINTCRQQPELAGAIAHQAQISASQRFELNEINRQIEQLLESVNS, from the coding sequence ATGAAAATCCTATTCCTAGATCAAAGTGGTAAGCCAGGAGGAGCGGAGCTTTGTCTGTTGGATATTGCTAAACCATATCGCGATCGCTGTTTGGTTGGTTTGTTCGCCGATGGTGGGTTTAAAGATTTACTCCAACAGCACGAAATTCCGGTGCAGGTGCTAACTGGGCGATCGCTACAAGTGAGTAAAGACAGTGGGTTGCTCCAAGGCGCGAGTAGCCTCGGTCAGTTGCTGCCTTTGATTACCCGCGTTGCCAAAATTGCCCGCGAATATGACATCATCTATGCCAATACGCAAAAAGCACTGGTGGTAGGAGCGATCGCATCCCTACTCAGTCGCCGCCCTTTGGTCTATCATCTACATGACATTCTCTCAACTGAGCATTTTAGCCGCACCAACTTGCGTTTAGCTGTAACTTTGGCAAATCGCGCCTCGTTGGTCATTGCTAACTCCCAGGCAAGTCAAAAAGCTTTCCTCGCCGCAGGGGGAAATCCCAAACTCGTTCGTGTTGTCTACAACGGATTTGCGCCCCAGTTGTATCGACAGGAAAATTCTGTAGCTCAGACAAGGCAGGAATTGGGACTAGAAGGCAAGTTTGTTGTCGGACACTTCAGCCGACTTGCACCGTGGAAAGGACAGCATGTGCTTCTAGAAGCGCTAACGCAGTGTCCGCCAGAAGTGACAGCAATATTTGTTGGAGATGCCTTATTTGGCGAACAGGACTACAAGCAACAATTACACCAACAAGTTGCGGAGCTAGGATTAGAACAAAGAGTCCAATTCTTAGGCTTTCGTAGCGATGTAGTGTCATTAATGGCAGCCTGTGATTTAGTTGCCCATACATCCATTGCTGCCGAACCCTTCGGGCGCGTTATTGTCGAAGCCATGCTTTGCGGTCGTCCGGTGGTAGCTACCCAGGCAGGGGGCGCAGTAGAACTAGTAGAAACGGGAAAAACGGGTTGGCTCGTACCGCTAGGAGATGCAACACAGTTAGCAGAAGTGATTAATACTTGTCGGCAGCAACCTGAATTAGCTGGTGCGATCGCCCATCAAGCTCAAATTTCAGCCAGTCAAAGGTTTGAATTGAATGAGATAAATCGGCAAATCGAGCAGCTTTTGGAGTCAGTTAACAGTTAA
- a CDS encoding DUF1824 family protein, with amino-acid sequence MSQPLSDRFAIATAQKLLETFSCLEVKPVESAAEAAQLQQALVLLSTQADFVNCGICADTPEQGLAALASYAKALGYSIAIAPTDLAAAIAPVYIKFNGQRQTYYLDSYTGTYRGVLLSYHSLVEESVNGTYGYLPLDLFELVGSREQGVGSREEES; translated from the coding sequence ATGTCTCAGCCACTTTCGGATCGTTTCGCGATCGCCACAGCCCAAAAATTACTGGAAACTTTCAGTTGTTTGGAAGTTAAACCTGTAGAATCGGCAGCAGAAGCTGCCCAGTTGCAACAAGCATTAGTACTACTAAGCACACAAGCAGATTTCGTCAACTGCGGAATTTGTGCCGACACGCCAGAGCAGGGGCTAGCAGCATTAGCATCTTATGCTAAAGCTCTAGGATATTCAATTGCGATCGCTCCTACCGATTTAGCTGCGGCGATCGCTCCAGTTTATATTAAATTCAACGGACAAAGACAGACGTACTACCTCGACTCCTATACAGGTACGTATCGCGGCGTACTATTATCCTATCATTCATTGGTAGAGGAATCAGTCAACGGTACTTACGGTTATTTGCCGTTGGATTTGTTTGAACTAGTAGGGAGCAGGGAGCAGGGAGTAGGGAGCAGGGAGGAAGAGAGCTGA
- a CDS encoding pseudouridine synthase, translated as MGKYRYILFNKPYGVLSQFSDGAKERRTLKDYIPIPKVYPVGRLDWDSEGLMLLTDRGQLQHRLADPKFGHSRTYWAQVERIPDASAIQQLEQGVIIENYRTRPAKVKLLEPEPTLPPRDPPIRDRKSVPTAWLELVLTEGKNRQVRRMTAKVGFPTLRLIRVAIAHLYLGDLPPGQWRDLTAPELELLLKSVGISRKS; from the coding sequence ATGGGTAAATACCGATACATTTTGTTTAATAAACCATACGGGGTGTTGAGCCAGTTTAGCGATGGCGCAAAAGAGCGGCGCACGCTCAAAGATTACATTCCCATTCCCAAAGTCTATCCCGTCGGTCGCCTAGACTGGGATAGCGAGGGGTTGATGCTACTAACCGATCGCGGACAACTTCAACATCGACTTGCCGATCCTAAATTTGGACATAGCCGCACTTATTGGGCGCAAGTAGAACGAATTCCAGATGCATCAGCGATTCAGCAATTAGAACAAGGAGTGATAATTGAAAATTATCGAACTCGACCAGCCAAAGTTAAGCTGCTAGAACCCGAACCAACCTTACCACCAAGAGATCCGCCAATTCGCGATCGCAAAAGCGTGCCTACAGCATGGTTAGAACTAGTCCTGACAGAAGGTAAAAACCGTCAGGTAAGGCGGATGACAGCTAAAGTAGGATTTCCCACCTTACGCTTAATCAGAGTGGCGATCGCTCACCTATATCTAGGAGATCTGCCACCCGGACAATGGCGCGACTTAACTGCCCCAGAGCTAGAATTACTCTTAAAAAGCGTAGGGATAAGTCGTAAGTCGTAA
- a CDS encoding Uma2 family endonuclease, whose product MINSLKLSDAEFDRIVRANPEWNFEQTAAGDLIVVPPTGGTSSRKNLNLTQQLGNWVEANLNLGEGFDSNVLFVLPNGAKRSPDASWVERRRWEALSQQQQDGYVPLCPDFVVELRSPTDALEELQIKMQEYMDNGARLGWLINPQDRQVEIYHLGQPVEVLLAPLTLSGEDVLPGFVLNLQRIFV is encoded by the coding sequence ATGATAAATTCATTAAAACTCTCGGATGCAGAGTTCGATCGCATCGTTCGAGCTAATCCAGAGTGGAATTTTGAACAAACGGCAGCAGGAGATTTAATTGTTGTGCCACCCACAGGAGGAACATCTAGTCGGAAAAACTTGAACCTGACTCAACAATTAGGCAATTGGGTAGAAGCAAACTTGAATTTGGGAGAAGGGTTTGATTCCAACGTCTTGTTCGTGCTGCCAAATGGTGCAAAACGTTCTCCTGATGCTTCTTGGGTAGAAAGACGGCGCTGGGAGGCTTTGAGCCAACAACAGCAAGATGGTTACGTTCCCCTATGTCCTGACTTTGTCGTCGAGTTACGCTCCCCTACCGATGCTCTGGAAGAGCTGCAAATTAAAATGCAGGAATATATGGATAATGGTGCGCGTTTGGGTTGGTTAATTAATCCCCAAGATCGCCAAGTTGAAATTTACCATCTGGGACAACCAGTAGAAGTTTTGCTAGCTCCTTTAACTTTATCCGGTGAAGATGTGCTGCCAGGTTTCGTATTAAATTTACAGCGAATTTTTGTCTAA
- a CDS encoding protein kinase domain-containing protein, which yields MVTLYLLHPQQSQPLQQWQFEDASIIRIGRAPDNDVVLADPLVSRHHLLLQRQNGEDSSSHVWQLINQGTNGTFLDGVLVSQSAIADGSIIQLAKGGPTLKFQFQPPSTKAREKTCTHSGNSPQNLFCIHCGQPLSVQQTIHQYQVLRILGQGGMGTTYLAWNPSQKQHLGNNSTRQPQPQLLVLKEMNAEIAKVAKAQELFEREANALKHLNHVGIPKYYDFFVEDGKKYLAMELIHGQNLEQIIYKYGPVTSAKAIDWMLQACEILDYIHSQEPPLIHRDIKPANLMLRSLDNRIVVLDFGAVKTGGTAFVTRIGAEGYCAPEQERGHPLIQSDLYAIGPTLIFLLTGEAPYKFYRSSSKGYQFQLDGIPNVTPELQAVITRVTETKPSDRYATAKELALALSECHRSRNLHAQNKPAGAD from the coding sequence GTGGTTACGCTATACCTGCTACATCCACAACAATCTCAGCCCCTGCAACAATGGCAATTCGAGGATGCGTCAATTATTCGTATCGGTCGCGCCCCCGACAACGATGTAGTTTTGGCAGATCCCCTAGTTTCCCGCCATCATTTACTGCTCCAGCGGCAAAATGGAGAAGATTCATCGAGTCATGTTTGGCAGCTGATCAATCAGGGGACGAACGGGACTTTTCTGGATGGTGTGTTAGTCTCGCAAAGCGCGATCGCTGATGGGTCGATAATTCAACTAGCAAAAGGTGGTCCTACTCTCAAGTTTCAATTTCAACCTCCCAGTACCAAAGCCAGAGAGAAGACTTGCACTCATAGCGGTAATTCGCCACAGAACCTATTCTGCATTCACTGCGGTCAGCCCCTTTCAGTACAGCAGACGATTCACCAGTATCAGGTGTTACGTATTTTAGGACAGGGGGGAATGGGAACGACATATCTTGCTTGGAATCCCAGCCAGAAACAGCATTTGGGAAATAATTCAACTCGTCAGCCTCAGCCCCAATTACTCGTCCTGAAGGAAATGAATGCTGAAATTGCCAAGGTTGCCAAGGCACAAGAACTGTTTGAACGGGAAGCTAATGCCTTAAAGCATCTAAACCATGTCGGAATTCCCAAATATTACGATTTTTTCGTCGAAGATGGGAAGAAATACTTGGCGATGGAGCTGATTCACGGTCAAAATTTAGAGCAGATAATTTATAAATACGGTCCTGTCACCTCAGCCAAAGCGATTGATTGGATGCTGCAAGCGTGTGAAATTTTAGACTACATTCACAGCCAAGAGCCACCGCTAATTCACCGCGATATTAAACCCGCTAATTTGATGTTGCGATCGCTCGATAATCGGATTGTAGTGCTAGATTTTGGCGCTGTGAAAACGGGTGGAACCGCTTTTGTGACGCGGATTGGGGCTGAGGGATATTGCGCCCCCGAACAAGAACGCGGACACCCATTAATTCAGTCTGACCTTTACGCGATCGGACCTACTTTAATTTTTTTGTTAACAGGCGAAGCGCCGTATAAATTTTATCGCTCTAGTAGTAAAGGCTATCAATTTCAATTAGATGGTATACCAAATGTGACTCCCGAATTGCAGGCAGTCATTACAAGGGTGACAGAGACTAAACCTAGCGATCGCTACGCCACGGCTAAAGAACTGGCATTAGCACTGAGCGAGTGTCACCGCTCTAGAAATTTGCACGCACAAAATAAGCCCGCTGGTGCAGACTAA
- a CDS encoding serine/threonine phosphatase — translation MLICPQCQSENANTNKFCQGCGTPLTFKFCPECGTQVALNAKLCHNCGAQTGTVWWAIVMGVVEPQEGSPVSNSEVVEALDVAGEPKIVESLPSRVSQQKSEGTAPPAPLALSLTTHDSRLTTSALPAGAYLDLQQRYQLLDPLEMPLNPSDRAEAQVRVLDCQPFQLSPLEAGANVMVAQSIPAIAKTYVALNSKFGEKSSQKLPKIHDAWQQGNQQVILIADRSDWQDMMQMWHERGTTPMQIMQWFEDMVRLWHELEPWHCRQSLLELSNLRVDATGNFGLQRLYPEQNQGNLSLQDLGQIWQQLFQESQRTKFGSLVELLLDLTAGDIQTTDELQSRLQATSSELQLEAIDAPYSPSVLNTQEAAADRGKVGVTLNNSAAPTVIQMNESQENFMKSEELPTLVLPMHLVGIEDAGNTDVGRQRHHNEDCFGIITKVDKYVFPNDRTIEAQGIYILCDGMGGHAGGEVASALAVKKLQEYFHANWQPYQALPNEASIREAIRIANQGIFDLNQQDARSGVGRMGTTLVLVLVRNNQMTVAHVGDSRLYSFSRKRGLEQVTLDHEVGQREILRGVEPAIAYARPDAYQLTQALGPRDENYVNPDVSFVELNEDTLLILVSDGVSDNGLLEQHWETHIEPLLNSGASLERGVSELIELANQYNGHDNITVVLVRLKVRPKLEH, via the coding sequence ATGCTGATTTGCCCCCAGTGTCAGAGCGAAAATGCTAATACCAACAAGTTTTGTCAAGGTTGTGGAACTCCCCTAACCTTCAAGTTTTGTCCTGAGTGCGGAACTCAGGTGGCTTTAAATGCAAAATTGTGCCATAACTGCGGCGCTCAAACGGGGACAGTGTGGTGGGCGATCGTGATGGGAGTTGTAGAGCCGCAGGAAGGTTCGCCTGTCAGCAACTCAGAAGTCGTAGAAGCGCTGGACGTAGCAGGAGAACCAAAAATTGTAGAATCGCTCCCCAGCAGAGTGTCTCAGCAGAAGTCAGAGGGAACTGCTCCACCTGCTCCCTTGGCTCTCTCACTCACGACTCACGACTCACGCCTCACCACTTCTGCTTTACCAGCAGGAGCTTATTTAGATTTACAGCAGCGCTATCAGTTGCTCGATCCGTTGGAAATGCCTTTGAATCCGAGCGATCGCGCAGAGGCGCAAGTGAGAGTCCTCGACTGCCAGCCATTTCAACTGTCGCCCCTAGAAGCAGGCGCAAACGTGATGGTGGCACAATCAATTCCGGCGATCGCCAAAACCTATGTTGCCCTCAACTCTAAATTTGGTGAGAAATCTAGTCAAAAGCTACCGAAAATCCACGATGCTTGGCAGCAGGGAAACCAGCAAGTGATTCTGATTGCCGATCGCTCTGATTGGCAAGACATGATGCAGATGTGGCACGAACGTGGTACGACTCCAATGCAGATTATGCAGTGGTTTGAGGATATGGTACGGCTGTGGCACGAACTGGAGCCTTGGCATTGTCGCCAAAGTCTATTGGAGCTATCTAACTTGCGCGTGGATGCGACTGGAAATTTCGGATTGCAACGCTTGTATCCCGAGCAAAATCAAGGAAATTTAAGCTTGCAAGATTTGGGGCAGATTTGGCAGCAGTTATTTCAAGAGTCTCAACGCACTAAATTTGGGTCCTTGGTAGAGTTACTGTTAGATTTAACTGCGGGCGACATCCAGACAACAGATGAGCTACAATCGCGCCTGCAAGCTACGAGCAGTGAATTACAATTAGAGGCGATCGACGCACCTTATTCTCCTTCAGTATTGAATACACAGGAGGCAGCTGCCGATCGAGGAAAAGTTGGAGTAACTTTAAATAACTCTGCTGCACCAACTGTTATTCAGATGAACGAATCTCAAGAGAATTTTATGAAAAGCGAGGAGTTACCCACTCTAGTACTGCCAATGCATTTGGTTGGGATCGAGGATGCGGGTAACACTGATGTCGGTCGTCAAAGGCATCATAACGAGGATTGTTTTGGTATCATCACCAAAGTCGATAAATACGTGTTTCCCAACGATCGCACGATTGAGGCACAAGGTATTTATATTCTTTGTGATGGCATGGGCGGACACGCTGGCGGTGAGGTAGCCAGTGCATTAGCCGTGAAGAAGCTACAAGAATACTTTCACGCCAATTGGCAACCGTACCAAGCTTTACCCAATGAAGCTTCTATCCGCGAGGCAATCCGCATTGCCAATCAAGGAATTTTTGACCTCAACCAGCAGGATGCCCGTTCGGGTGTCGGACGGATGGGAACGACTTTGGTACTCGTTCTCGTCCGCAACAACCAAATGACTGTAGCTCACGTTGGCGATAGCCGTCTCTACAGCTTCAGCCGCAAGCGCGGGTTAGAGCAAGTTACTTTGGATCATGAAGTGGGACAGCGAGAGATTCTGCGGGGTGTGGAACCAGCGATCGCCTATGCCCGTCCTGATGCCTACCAACTGACGCAAGCTTTGGGTCCCAGGGACGAAAATTATGTCAATCCTGATGTCAGCTTTGTGGAATTGAATGAAGACACTCTGTTGATATTAGTATCAGATGGAGTTTCAGATAATGGGCTACTAGAGCAACATTGGGAAACCCATATCGAACCACTACTTAACTCAGGTGCTAGCTTAGAGCGAGGTGTCAGCGAATTGATTGAATTAGCTAATCAGTACAACGGGCATGACAATATTACCGTTGTCTTAGTACGGTTGAAAGTGCGCCCGAAGTTGGAGCATTAA